One window from the genome of Pantoea cypripedii encodes:
- the tssG gene encoding type VI secretion system baseplate subunit TssG — protein sequence MSEVAQVIPLQRASRLPDDFWQAVMAAPWRYDLFQLLRRLNAQSGQRYSLGRAPLPKFEAVRLGQTPSLAFAPATLAKVSEREEDGRHDVSIYSFGLFGPNGPLPTHLTEYVRDRIVHHQDHSLSAFADLFHHRATLLFYRAWADAQPTASLDRGDDKRFQDYLACLAGIGFPAQQQASSLSLHARLMLVGHLSRHGHDAEGLERILRLYFGVPVMLDQNVPQWLTLDHRDQARLGAGRQMPRLGESAFLGVAVRDVQHRFRLRFGPLTAGQYAHFLPDGKGACEVRDWVRHYLGIEMQWDLSLILAAADVKGVTLGGEARLGYTSWLGQPDQPVDREDFVFEVEAASR from the coding sequence ATGAGTGAGGTCGCACAAGTCATCCCGCTTCAGCGCGCCAGCCGCCTGCCTGATGATTTCTGGCAGGCGGTGATGGCTGCGCCCTGGCGCTATGATCTTTTCCAGCTGCTGCGCAGGCTGAATGCGCAGAGTGGCCAGCGTTATTCTCTCGGGCGTGCGCCACTGCCGAAATTTGAAGCCGTTCGTCTTGGCCAGACACCCTCGCTGGCGTTTGCCCCGGCGACGCTTGCTAAAGTCAGCGAGCGCGAAGAGGATGGCCGTCATGACGTCTCCATCTACAGTTTTGGCCTGTTTGGTCCGAATGGTCCGCTCCCGACGCATCTGACCGAGTATGTGCGTGATCGCATCGTTCACCATCAGGACCACAGCCTTTCAGCCTTTGCCGACCTGTTTCACCATCGCGCCACGCTGTTGTTTTATCGTGCCTGGGCCGATGCCCAGCCAACCGCATCACTCGATCGCGGCGATGATAAACGCTTTCAGGATTACCTGGCGTGTCTGGCAGGTATCGGTTTTCCGGCGCAGCAGCAGGCCAGTTCGCTGAGTCTGCATGCCCGGCTGATGCTGGTGGGGCATCTCAGCCGCCACGGACACGATGCAGAAGGTTTAGAACGTATTCTGCGCCTCTATTTTGGTGTGCCGGTGATGCTGGATCAGAACGTTCCACAATGGCTGACGCTGGACCACCGCGATCAGGCCCGCCTCGGTGCCGGGCGGCAAATGCCCCGTCTTGGCGAATCCGCCTTTCTTGGCGTCGCCGTCCGGGATGTTCAGCATCGTTTCCGTTTGCGCTTTGGCCCGCTTACTGCCGGGCAATATGCACATTTCCTGCCAGATGGAAAAGGGGCATGCGAGGTGCGCGATTGGGTGCGTCACTACCTCGGTATCGAAATGCAGTGGGATCTCAGCCTGATCCTGGCTGCTGCTGATGTTAAAGGTGTGACCTTAGGCGGCGAAGCCCGGCTGGGTTACACCAGCTGGCTGGGACAGCCCGACCAGCCTGTCGATCGCGAAGATTTCGTTTTTGAGGTTGAGGCAGCCTCGCGCTAG
- the tssH gene encoding type VI secretion system ATPase TssH, whose translation MSEISRAVLFGKLDTLLFSSLESATAFCKLRGNPYVELVHWLHQLMQQQEGDLQQIISHFSLDENALTRDIVAALDRLPRGASAVSDLAEHIDSAVERAWVYASLKYGATRIRGGHLLIGMLKTFNLASVLKGISSQFARINADVLLDQFDTLLSNSKEVQQALTQPEVSAPAATGNSTLAQYAQDLTARARSGAIDPVTGRDEEIRQMVDILMRRRQNNPLLTGEAGVGKTAVVEGLALRMAAGDVPAPLRDVQLWLLDIGMLQAGAGMKGEFEARLQALINEVQSSPTPIVLFVDEIHTLVGAGGQQGTGDAANLLKPALARGQLRTIGATTWAEYKKYIEKDPALTRRFQTVQVQEPDEAKAIQMLRSTVSALEKHHQVLLLDEAVSAAVKLSHRYIPARQLPDKAVALLDTACARVAVSQGAQPAALEDCLHRLAALDVEAEIAEREAKVGLGSPERLQEIALLHAELSATRDALTARWQQERELVDQLIALRARCVSEGEASLRAELDATQQQLRALQGEEPLLFAAVDASVVAAVVADWTGIPLGRMVKNEIDAVLNLADTLNQRVIGQRHGLDLIARRVRTSRARLDNPNKPVGVFMLCGPSGVGKTETALALAESLYGGEQNVITINMSEFQEAHTVSTLKGAPPGYVGYGEGGVLTEAVRRRPYSVVLLDEIEKAHPDVHELFFQVFDKGWMEDGEGRHIDFRNTIIILTSNVGTQLISALCADPELLPEPDTLSSALRKPLLEVFPPALLGRLLVVPYYPLSDAMLAEIVRLQLTRIVRRLAENHGIEADIEDSVVSQIVQRCTEVESGGRMVDAILTNTLLPQMSQMLLSAHARDERYRRVQVRCEQGEFVCQFDV comes from the coding sequence ATGTCTGAAATCAGCCGAGCCGTGTTATTCGGTAAACTGGATACGCTGTTATTTTCCTCGCTGGAAAGCGCCACCGCCTTTTGCAAGCTGCGTGGCAATCCGTATGTCGAGCTGGTGCACTGGCTGCACCAGCTGATGCAGCAGCAGGAGGGGGATTTACAGCAGATAATCAGCCACTTTTCACTGGATGAAAACGCGCTGACGCGGGATATCGTGGCGGCGCTGGATCGTCTGCCACGCGGCGCAAGTGCCGTCTCCGATCTCGCCGAACACATCGACAGCGCGGTGGAGCGCGCCTGGGTTTATGCCTCGCTAAAATATGGCGCCACACGCATCCGTGGCGGCCATTTGCTGATCGGTATGTTGAAAACGTTCAACCTCGCCAGCGTGCTGAAAGGCATTTCATCGCAGTTTGCGCGTATTAATGCCGACGTGCTGCTGGATCAGTTCGACACTTTGCTCAGCAACAGCAAGGAAGTACAGCAGGCGCTGACTCAGCCGGAGGTTTCAGCACCCGCTGCGACCGGTAACAGCACCCTGGCGCAGTACGCGCAGGACCTCACCGCCCGGGCGCGCAGTGGTGCTATCGATCCGGTGACGGGCCGTGATGAAGAGATCCGCCAGATGGTGGATATCCTGATGCGGCGTCGTCAGAACAACCCGTTGCTGACCGGAGAAGCAGGCGTAGGGAAAACAGCCGTGGTTGAGGGGTTGGCGCTGCGTATGGCGGCGGGGGACGTGCCTGCGCCGCTGCGTGATGTGCAGCTCTGGCTGCTGGATATCGGCATGCTTCAGGCTGGTGCCGGGATGAAAGGCGAGTTTGAGGCGCGACTCCAGGCGCTGATCAACGAAGTGCAATCCAGCCCAACGCCGATTGTGTTGTTTGTGGATGAGATCCACACCCTGGTCGGTGCAGGTGGTCAGCAGGGCACCGGTGACGCGGCAAACCTGTTAAAACCGGCGTTGGCCCGCGGGCAACTGCGTACCATCGGTGCGACCACCTGGGCCGAATATAAAAAATATATTGAGAAGGATCCCGCGCTGACCCGCCGTTTCCAGACGGTGCAGGTTCAGGAGCCGGATGAGGCGAAAGCCATCCAGATGCTGCGCAGCACCGTAAGTGCGCTGGAAAAACATCATCAGGTGTTGTTACTGGATGAAGCGGTGAGCGCGGCCGTTAAGCTGTCTCATCGTTATATCCCGGCCCGTCAGTTGCCGGACAAAGCCGTCGCGCTGCTGGATACCGCCTGCGCACGCGTGGCGGTCAGCCAGGGGGCACAGCCTGCCGCGCTGGAGGATTGCCTGCATCGGCTGGCGGCGCTCGATGTCGAAGCGGAAATTGCCGAGCGCGAGGCAAAAGTCGGTCTGGGTTCACCTGAGCGCTTACAGGAAATTGCGCTACTGCATGCTGAGCTGTCTGCCACCCGTGATGCACTCACGGCCCGCTGGCAGCAGGAGCGGGAGCTGGTTGATCAATTGATTGCCTTGCGGGCACGTTGTGTCAGCGAGGGGGAAGCCTCGTTGCGTGCTGAACTGGATGCCACTCAGCAGCAACTGCGCGCACTCCAGGGGGAAGAACCGCTATTGTTTGCGGCGGTGGATGCCAGCGTGGTCGCGGCCGTGGTCGCGGACTGGACCGGCATCCCGCTGGGTCGCATGGTGAAGAACGAAATCGACGCGGTACTCAATCTGGCCGATACCCTGAACCAGCGGGTGATCGGCCAGCGTCATGGTCTGGATCTGATCGCCCGACGGGTACGCACCTCGCGTGCACGGCTGGATAACCCGAATAAGCCGGTTGGCGTGTTTATGTTGTGCGGTCCGTCCGGGGTAGGGAAAACCGAAACCGCCCTGGCGCTGGCGGAGTCGCTGTATGGCGGTGAGCAGAACGTCATCACCATCAATATGAGTGAATTCCAGGAAGCGCACACCGTCTCCACCCTGAAGGGTGCACCTCCCGGCTATGTCGGTTACGGCGAAGGCGGTGTCCTGACCGAAGCGGTGCGCCGCCGTCCATACAGCGTCGTGCTACTGGATGAAATCGAAAAAGCCCATCCCGATGTACATGAATTATTTTTCCAGGTGTTCGACAAAGGCTGGATGGAAGATGGCGAAGGACGCCATATCGATTTTCGTAACACCATCATCATTCTGACTTCCAATGTCGGCACGCAACTGATCAGCGCGTTGTGCGCCGATCCGGAACTGCTGCCCGAGCCTGACACGCTGAGTAGCGCGCTGCGTAAACCGTTGCTGGAGGTGTTCCCTCCGGCGCTGCTGGGACGCTTACTGGTGGTGCCTTACTACCCGCTGAGCGATGCGATGCTGGCGGAGATCGTTCGCTTGCAGCTGACGCGCATTGTGCGCCGTCTGGCTGAGAACCACGGCATTGAAGCGGACATTGAGGACTCGGTTGTCAGCCAGATCGTGCAGCGCTGCACTGAAGTGGAGTCCGGTGGCCGCATGGTCGATGCCATTCTCACCAATACCCTGTTGCCACAAATGAGCCAGATGTTGCTCAGTGCCCATGCCCGTGATGAACGCTATCGCCGGGTACAGGTGCGCTGTGAGCAGGGCGAGTTTGTTTGCCAGTTTGATGTCTAA